In the Oryza glaberrima chromosome 6, OglaRS2, whole genome shotgun sequence genome, one interval contains:
- the LOC127777728 gene encoding uncharacterized protein LOC127777728, with the protein MGTREVYEEKLRTGAHLHRDPTMNPGLGSARCPRCLSLLTPNSSGEGDWAITSVLHDATAVAGSGAGAMLSAVHGFNTGIPFVQKHVKGPKWLQLLVGVPPLLLFSGTSALFGAYALPTFAQLTVTSYYAASSASHYAVSQITRQIERSHMSDTNGNSR; encoded by the exons atgggGACCCGGGAGGTGTACGAGGAGAAGCTGCGTACCGGCGCGCACCTCCACCGCGACCCCACCATGAACCCCGGCCTCGGCTCCGCCCGCTGCCCTCGCTGCCTCTCGCTCCTCACCCCCAACTCCTCC GGAGAGGGCGACTGGGCCATCACCTCCGTGCTCCacgacgccaccgccgtg GCTGGTTCGGGCGCCGGCGCGATGCTCAGTGCGGTGCACGGGTTCAATACAG GGATTCCGTTCGTCCAGAAGCATGTGAAGGGGCCCAAGTGGCTGCAACTTCTTGTTGGG GTGCCTCCATTGCTCTTGTTCTCTGGTACCAGCGCTTTATTTGGGG CATATGCGCTTCCAACGTTTGCTCAGCTCACTGTAACATCTTATTATGCCGCATCAAGTGCCTCTCACTATGCAGTTTCGCAGATTACCCGCCAGATCGAAAGGTCCCATATGTCAGACACTAATGGGAATTCCAGATGA